A single window of Pseudomonadota bacterium DNA harbors:
- a CDS encoding ABC transporter ATP-binding protein/permease, with the protein MKRPDSDEQAAGWLPLLRKLGAHRSALLHGLGLLLLTNALEKTIPWLLKHAVDDLVAAEFLRVQYFAAAVVGCAVAMTLVRTRSRVRLFNIGRDIEYELRNDLLGRLHRLGSSFFRSMGTGDVMSRAINDLGQVRLVFGFGLLNLINSLVAYTVVISLMATISGELTLYALAPYPFLMLATGAFGRAMYGRSRVAQSALGELSERVQETLSGIRLVRVFGLERAEQRRFGHVNERVLTANVHLARLRALMWPVLLGVSSLAALVVLYRGANMCLEGRLSAGELAAFLAYTEQLVWPTLGLGYLLSVLQRGKSAYARIHEILAAEPDVVDEAGAVDRTLAGDVVVRGLCHSFGSRRVVDEVGFDVAAGGKIAIVGQTGSGKSTLAALLARVLPSPSGRIFVGGTDIAHLTLAAFRRSVGYAQQEPFLFSTTVAKNIGFALDEVDSSGARHRIHEAAARARVASDIEAMPEGFETVVGERGVQLSGGQKQRIALARALLLEPRVLILDDPLSAVDAKTEAEILEALDEAAQGRTVILVTHRVAAARRADEIVVLEHGKVVERGTHEQLIGQGGSYSALAARQRLEQELAAL; encoded by the coding sequence ATGAAGCGTCCCGATTCCGACGAGCAGGCGGCTGGCTGGCTGCCGCTGCTGAGAAAGCTCGGAGCTCACAGGAGCGCGCTGTTGCATGGGCTCGGCCTGCTGCTGTTGACCAACGCGCTCGAGAAGACGATTCCGTGGCTGCTGAAGCACGCGGTGGACGACCTGGTGGCCGCGGAATTCTTGCGGGTTCAGTACTTCGCCGCGGCGGTCGTGGGCTGCGCGGTCGCGATGACGCTGGTCCGAACCAGGTCGCGAGTGCGCTTGTTCAACATCGGCAGGGACATCGAGTACGAGTTGAGAAACGACTTGCTCGGCAGACTCCATCGGCTGGGCTCATCGTTCTTTCGAAGCATGGGCACAGGCGACGTGATGAGCCGCGCCATCAACGATCTGGGGCAGGTGCGCCTCGTGTTTGGCTTCGGTCTGCTCAACCTCATCAACTCGCTGGTCGCGTATACGGTTGTGATCTCCCTGATGGCGACCATTTCGGGTGAGCTCACGCTGTACGCACTTGCCCCCTACCCATTCCTGATGCTCGCAACCGGGGCTTTTGGCCGCGCCATGTACGGACGCAGCCGTGTCGCGCAGAGCGCTCTTGGCGAGCTGTCCGAGCGCGTGCAGGAGACCCTGTCGGGGATCCGGCTGGTGCGGGTGTTCGGGCTCGAACGCGCCGAGCAGCGACGCTTTGGGCACGTCAACGAGCGCGTGCTCACCGCGAACGTACACCTGGCGAGGCTCCGGGCGTTGATGTGGCCGGTGCTGCTCGGTGTGTCGTCGCTGGCGGCGTTGGTGGTGCTCTACAGGGGCGCGAACATGTGTCTCGAGGGTCGGCTCAGCGCAGGTGAGCTCGCGGCTTTTCTGGCCTACACCGAGCAGCTCGTCTGGCCGACTCTCGGACTCGGGTACCTGCTCAGCGTGCTTCAGCGCGGGAAGTCGGCCTACGCTCGCATCCACGAGATTCTGGCGGCCGAGCCGGATGTCGTCGATGAGGCAGGGGCTGTGGACCGAACGCTGGCGGGCGACGTCGTGGTGCGAGGCCTTTGCCACTCCTTTGGGAGCAGGCGGGTCGTCGACGAGGTCGGCTTCGATGTCGCTGCTGGAGGCAAGATCGCCATTGTGGGGCAGACGGGCAGCGGAAAGAGCACCCTTGCCGCGCTGCTCGCTCGGGTGCTTCCGAGCCCGAGCGGCCGGATCTTTGTAGGCGGCACCGACATCGCTCATCTCACGCTTGCCGCCTTTCGCAGATCGGTGGGCTACGCGCAGCAGGAGCCCTTTCTATTCTCCACCACCGTCGCCAAGAACATCGGTTTCGCCCTGGACGAAGTCGACTCTTCGGGTGCCAGGCATCGCATTCACGAAGCTGCTGCGCGCGCTCGGGTTGCGTCGGACATCGAGGCGATGCCCGAGGGCTTCGAAACCGTGGTGGGAGAGCGCGGTGTCCAGCTCTCCGGGGGCCAAAAGCAGCGCATCGCGCTCGCCAGGGCGCTGCTGCTCGAGCCTCGAGTGCTGATTCTGGATGACCCGCTGAGCGCGGTGGATGCCAAGACGGAGGCTGAGATCTTGGAGGCTCTGGACGAGGCCGCGCAGGGCCGTACCGTCATCCTGGTTACTCATCGAGTCGCTGCTGCTCGCCGCGCCGATGAGATCGTGGTGCTCGAACACGGCAAGGTCGTCGAGCGGGGTACTCATGAGCAGTTGATAGGGCAGGGTGGCAGCTACAGCGCGCTGGCCGCGCGGCAGCGGCTGGAACAGGAGCTGGCCGCGCTGTGA
- a CDS encoding queuosine precursor transporter, producing MTEQTTLPSVQHRYPGLPALPEHALYVRREGVFLVLAGLFLGTLAMLNILGISRFIDLSFDVPGLGHVPVPLAVGVLPYPVTFLCTDFICEIYGRRRASFVVMLGAGINLWVMGILWLGGVLPGPPNEPHAGAFFAVRELAFGAVTASMVAYLVSQLVDVRLFHFWKRVTQGRHLWLRNNGSTLLSQLVDTTAVILVTHFLSGALPLQEDRALWPQLLTFIAAGYSFKLVVALLDTVPFYVGVHYLCRYLRLPIAHSFSAVSPSS from the coding sequence GTGACCGAGCAGACCACTCTTCCCAGCGTCCAGCATCGCTATCCCGGTCTTCCGGCACTTCCCGAACATGCCCTGTACGTTCGCCGGGAGGGTGTGTTCCTGGTGCTCGCCGGCCTGTTTCTCGGGACGCTCGCGATGTTGAACATTCTCGGCATCAGCCGATTCATCGATCTGTCGTTCGATGTTCCGGGCCTGGGGCACGTTCCGGTTCCCCTCGCAGTCGGTGTGCTCCCCTATCCCGTCACTTTTCTGTGCACGGACTTCATCTGCGAAATCTACGGCCGCCGGCGTGCCAGCTTCGTGGTCATGTTGGGCGCGGGAATCAACTTGTGGGTCATGGGCATCCTGTGGCTCGGCGGCGTCCTGCCAGGGCCCCCGAACGAGCCCCACGCCGGAGCATTTTTTGCCGTGCGGGAGCTGGCGTTCGGAGCAGTCACCGCCTCGATGGTGGCATACCTTGTGTCGCAGCTCGTGGACGTACGGCTTTTCCACTTCTGGAAGCGCGTCACTCAGGGTCGCCACTTGTGGTTGCGCAATAACGGTTCTACGTTGCTCAGCCAGCTAGTGGACACCACCGCTGTCATTCTGGTGACGCACTTCTTGTCCGGTGCCCTGCCGCTTCAAGAGGATAGGGCGTTGTGGCCGCAGCTGCTGACGTTCATTGCCGCGGGATACTCATTCAAGCTTGTCGTCGCGCTATTGGACACGGTGCCGTTCTACGTGGGCGTTCACTACCTGTGCCGCTATCTTCGGCTGCCCATCGCCCATTCGTTTTCCGCGGTATCCCCAAGCAGCTAG
- the miaA gene encoding tRNA (adenosine(37)-N6)-dimethylallyltransferase MiaA, producing MSSSTALVARGPTRSRLLALVGATATGKTAAAVRICRRLNGEIVGADSVQIYRGLDIGSAKPTPAELDSVPHHMLDLLDPNETMDAVRFAKLADETIQAIGTRGRIPVLVGGTGLWIRALLRGLVALPPADRQLREQLWRKWGELGAATMHRRLALHDPLTAARVHANDRKRVVRALEVLEQTGRPLGELQAAHAQGTPRYDATVVLLGMPTAHLNERIRVRTRTMIDRGWIEEARTIAQRYGPDSPALRSLGYRQVMLHLDGKLDLARMQAAIVQATKRYAKRQRTWFNSDPDVGMKCTPEELLGEELLARFFGSWG from the coding sequence ATGAGCTCGAGCACCGCCTTGGTCGCTAGGGGTCCGACACGATCCAGACTGCTTGCGCTGGTGGGCGCGACAGCCACAGGAAAGACCGCCGCGGCCGTTCGTATTTGCCGGCGCTTGAACGGGGAGATCGTTGGCGCCGACAGCGTTCAGATCTATCGCGGCCTGGATATCGGCTCCGCCAAGCCGACCCCCGCAGAGCTCGACAGCGTACCCCACCACATGCTCGACCTGCTCGACCCGAACGAGACCATGGACGCGGTGCGCTTTGCCAAGCTTGCGGACGAGACTATCCAAGCCATCGGCACACGCGGCAGGATCCCGGTACTGGTGGGAGGCACGGGGCTGTGGATCCGGGCCCTGCTCCGCGGTCTGGTTGCCCTGCCGCCCGCCGACCGGCAGCTCCGGGAGCAGCTATGGCGCAAGTGGGGCGAGCTCGGAGCCGCAACGATGCACCGCAGACTCGCCCTGCACGATCCCCTGACCGCTGCACGCGTTCACGCCAACGACCGCAAACGCGTGGTGCGTGCCCTCGAGGTACTGGAACAGACCGGCAGACCCCTTGGCGAGCTGCAAGCGGCACACGCCCAGGGTACGCCGCGTTACGACGCCACCGTCGTTCTGCTAGGAATGCCCACTGCGCACCTCAACGAGCGAATTCGCGTGCGAACGCGCACCATGATCGACCGGGGCTGGATCGAGGAGGCCCGCACGATAGCCCAACGCTACGGTCCGGACAGCCCTGCCCTGCGTAGCCTTGGCTACCGCCAAGTCATGCTCCACCTTGACGGCAAGCTCGACCTGGCACGGATGCAGGCAGCCATCGTTCAGGCGACGAAACGCTACGCGAAGCGACAGCGCACTTGGTTCAACAGCGATCCCGACGTCGGCATGAAGTGCACCCCCGAGGAGCTCCTCGGCGAGGAGCTTCTAGCAAGATTCTTCGGATCTTGGGGCTAG
- a CDS encoding serine/threonine protein kinase, whose translation MKVCPSCQSEFEYGDFCANDGGRLITPSMVPAALENPHDHLIGVTLSDRYKVLRRIGEGGMGFVYEAEHVMIDKRVALKVLRAELSSRSELVERFRREAKSASKIGHAHIVDVSDFGETPGGEIYFVMELLDGEDLADVLTREASLAPARAVRIVAQCCGALGAAHAKGIVHRDMKPENVFLARRDQLPDFVKIVDFGIAKMTDFGGANGKRRLTRTSLMFGTPEYMSPEQAAGSQLDQRVDVYALGVILYELLAGQTPFQGDDFFGVLTQHLHGDVSPLELVNPELRISEQLRSVVCKALAKNPDERFQTMHEMGHQLAQAPEWGDGAWAKTMPGGPVNFERATGVSAAAGMAATAVAPEAGASVARAPSAPTSRSGLRAAAAGLAVAGLAAAAVLAGMQTDPDTTEPMGGNHAGAPAGSAGESGSAGLVQIRVRTRPAGARISVTGRGEVCESMPCAFQTPKGKPVTLTAHRQGGGAVTKSVTPTEPMTVELRLAHPTRDGALRADKPAHGLARPEQKEAR comes from the coding sequence ATGAAGGTCTGTCCTAGCTGCCAGAGCGAGTTCGAATACGGTGACTTCTGTGCCAACGACGGAGGTCGGCTCATCACCCCGTCCATGGTGCCTGCGGCTCTGGAGAACCCGCACGATCACTTGATCGGCGTCACGTTGTCCGACCGCTACAAGGTACTGCGGAGGATCGGCGAAGGCGGCATGGGATTCGTCTACGAGGCCGAGCACGTGATGATCGACAAGCGCGTGGCGCTCAAGGTGTTACGCGCGGAGCTATCGAGCCGTTCGGAGCTGGTGGAGCGTTTCCGGCGGGAGGCCAAGAGCGCTTCCAAGATCGGGCACGCCCACATCGTGGACGTCTCCGACTTCGGAGAAACACCTGGCGGGGAGATCTACTTCGTGATGGAGCTTCTCGACGGTGAAGATCTGGCCGATGTCCTCACCCGCGAAGCCAGCTTGGCTCCCGCGCGGGCGGTGCGCATCGTGGCCCAGTGCTGCGGCGCGCTCGGAGCCGCGCACGCCAAGGGTATCGTCCATCGGGACATGAAGCCGGAGAACGTGTTTCTTGCGCGTCGCGACCAGCTGCCCGACTTCGTGAAGATCGTGGATTTCGGTATCGCCAAGATGACCGACTTCGGGGGAGCGAACGGGAAACGCAGGCTCACCAGGACCAGTTTGATGTTCGGAACTCCCGAATACATGTCGCCCGAACAGGCGGCGGGTAGCCAGCTGGACCAGCGCGTGGATGTCTACGCGCTCGGTGTGATCCTGTACGAGCTGCTAGCCGGTCAGACGCCTTTTCAAGGCGACGACTTCTTCGGCGTGCTCACTCAGCACCTGCACGGCGACGTTTCGCCCCTGGAGCTGGTCAACCCGGAGCTTCGGATCAGTGAGCAGCTACGGTCAGTGGTTTGCAAGGCGCTCGCCAAAAACCCGGACGAGCGCTTCCAGACCATGCACGAGATGGGTCATCAGCTGGCTCAGGCGCCGGAGTGGGGGGATGGGGCATGGGCCAAGACGATGCCCGGCGGGCCGGTGAATTTCGAGCGCGCTACCGGTGTGTCTGCCGCTGCCGGGATGGCGGCGACCGCAGTCGCTCCGGAGGCTGGCGCCAGCGTGGCGCGGGCGCCCAGTGCACCCACGTCGCGTTCCGGGTTGCGAGCCGCTGCGGCAGGGCTCGCCGTAGCAGGTCTAGCGGCTGCAGCGGTCTTGGCCGGCATGCAAACCGATCCGGACACGACCGAGCCCATGGGCGGCAACCATGCTGGCGCGCCTGCCGGCTCCGCGGGGGAATCGGGATCGGCCGGGTTGGTGCAGATACGGGTGCGGACCCGACCAGCCGGCGCCAGGATCAGCGTGACCGGGCGCGGTGAGGTCTGTGAGAGCATGCCCTGCGCGTTCCAAACGCCGAAGGGGAAGCCCGTGACGCTGACGGCGCACCGTCAAGGCGGGGGCGCCGTGACCAAGTCGGTCACGCCCACCGAGCCGATGACCGTTGAGCTGAGGCTGGCGCATCCCACCCGCGATGGGGCGCTGCGAGCCGACAAGCCGGCGCACGGGTTGGCCAGGCCGGAGCAAAAAGAGGCAAGATAG
- the mutL gene encoding DNA mismatch repair endonuclease MutL: MTGCIRVLDRALADQIAAGEVVERPASVVKELVENALDAGAGNVTVECEGGGVVLVRVTDDGVGMSSSDAELCVQRHATSKLASKEELGAIRTLGFRGEALPSIASVCRFTLRSRTKSAVAGTEVRIDGGDPPSVREAGCAPGTSVEVRDLFYNVPARRKFLKKKGTESAHITDVCLRVALGFPKMRLVLLRDGRRVLELLPDHDMFARAARVLAETDLSSIAWEREGIKLSAALGPPERARSGAAGLYLLVNQRPVRSPALARAVAFAYGSVLPRGRYPAGVVQLELDPHDIDVNVHPQKAEVRFARAQAVLEAITRGLAKELGTQPWSGPSFRSPDYWSGRLASRKHDASQPASASRAPGLRWDDRKDPRSGPDRAANGEPARVGPSSFEPSPGEPGPGEPSPGKPSPGKPSPGEPGPGEPGPAAAGATGIPDQPDPWGLFPGYPGREAAPQPSAVRSPSAGSLLPEPGLFGSLRAVGQVRRMFILCEGRHALYILDQHAADERVRFHSIKNDYQQRSVKRQQLLFPERIECLATHIQLVDEQPEALERMGLECSVIGATTVAVRSVPALMGRVSPARLVRDVLDQLARSGERAFSDSVDKALATMACHGAIRGGDSLSRQECQALLANLDQVDDFAGYCPHGRPIVFKIAFDELEHRLGR; this comes from the coding sequence GTGACCGGCTGCATCCGCGTCCTCGACCGCGCGCTGGCGGACCAGATCGCGGCAGGTGAAGTCGTGGAACGTCCGGCCAGCGTAGTGAAGGAGCTGGTCGAAAACGCGCTCGACGCCGGTGCCGGCAATGTGACCGTTGAATGCGAGGGCGGGGGTGTGGTTCTCGTGCGCGTGACCGACGATGGTGTGGGCATGTCGAGCAGCGACGCCGAGCTGTGTGTTCAACGACACGCCACGAGCAAACTGGCCAGCAAGGAGGAGCTCGGTGCGATCCGGACCTTGGGATTCCGGGGCGAGGCGCTGCCCTCCATCGCATCGGTTTGCCGCTTCACGCTCAGGTCGCGCACCAAAAGCGCAGTCGCGGGCACCGAAGTGCGCATCGATGGCGGCGACCCGCCTAGCGTGCGCGAGGCCGGCTGCGCGCCAGGTACCTCGGTCGAGGTCCGCGATCTGTTCTACAACGTCCCTGCTCGACGCAAGTTCCTCAAGAAAAAGGGCACGGAATCGGCGCACATCACCGACGTGTGCCTGCGCGTCGCGCTTGGCTTTCCGAAAATGCGGTTGGTGCTCTTGCGGGATGGCAGGCGCGTGCTGGAGCTGTTGCCGGACCACGACATGTTCGCGCGAGCCGCCCGTGTTCTGGCCGAAACCGACCTCAGTTCCATTGCGTGGGAGCGCGAAGGGATCAAGCTGTCGGCAGCCCTGGGCCCCCCCGAGCGCGCCCGCAGCGGCGCCGCCGGGCTGTACCTGCTGGTCAACCAGCGTCCCGTGCGCAGCCCCGCGCTGGCGCGTGCCGTGGCGTTCGCGTACGGGAGTGTGCTGCCACGCGGACGTTACCCCGCCGGCGTCGTGCAGCTCGAGCTCGACCCGCACGACATAGATGTCAACGTGCATCCGCAGAAGGCCGAGGTGCGCTTCGCTCGAGCGCAAGCCGTGCTCGAAGCCATCACGCGTGGACTCGCCAAGGAGCTTGGCACCCAGCCCTGGAGCGGACCGAGTTTCCGCTCGCCCGACTACTGGAGCGGACGCCTCGCGTCGCGCAAGCACGACGCTTCGCAGCCGGCCTCCGCGTCTCGGGCGCCCGGCCTACGCTGGGACGACCGCAAGGATCCCCGGTCCGGGCCGGACCGCGCAGCCAACGGCGAGCCCGCACGCGTCGGACCCAGCTCTTTCGAGCCAAGCCCTGGCGAGCCAGGACCTGGCGAACCAAGCCCTGGCAAACCAAGCCCTGGCAAACCAAGCCCTGGCGAACCAGGACCTGGCGAACCAGGACCTGCAGCGGCTGGCGCCACCGGTATCCCCGACCAACCCGATCCTTGGGGGCTTTTTCCCGGTTATCCGGGACGCGAGGCAGCGCCCCAACCGAGCGCGGTTCGCTCCCCCAGTGCCGGTTCGCTGTTGCCCGAGCCCGGACTGTTCGGCTCCCTGCGGGCGGTAGGACAGGTGCGCCGCATGTTCATCCTTTGCGAGGGCAGGCATGCGCTCTACATCTTGGACCAGCATGCGGCCGATGAGCGCGTGCGCTTCCACAGCATCAAGAACGACTACCAGCAACGAAGCGTGAAGCGCCAGCAGCTGCTCTTTCCCGAGCGAATCGAGTGTCTCGCGACGCACATCCAGCTGGTCGATGAGCAGCCCGAGGCTTTGGAGCGCATGGGACTCGAATGCAGTGTGATCGGGGCAACCACCGTGGCAGTGCGCTCGGTGCCGGCGCTGATGGGTCGCGTCTCGCCCGCGCGCCTGGTACGCGACGTGCTGGACCAGCTCGCGCGCAGCGGGGAGCGGGCCTTCTCCGATTCTGTGGACAAGGCGCTCGCGACCATGGCGTGTCATGGTGCCATCCGCGGTGGCGACAGCCTGTCGCGGCAGGAATGTCAGGCCCTGCTCGCCAACCTCGACCAGGTGGACGACTTCGCCGGCTATTGTCCGCATGGCCGGCCCATCGTGTTCAAGATCGCTTTCGATGAGCTCGAGCACCGCCTTGGTCGCTAG
- a CDS encoding ABC transporter ATP-binding protein/permease: MSPRTTTRVGGSGSRDGPAGTRPVDMLQGQEEPAGLRHYDWNLVRRLAPFARNQRVLLLLALGLSPLTAAAVAIRPGLTERIIDAAIVVRSSDLVLAGVLQYLVAISVHFLSQTAHMYLIQLAGQRMMADLRARAFAHATRLHLGYFDRTPIGRVLTRITNDIETLGESFASGAVTVITDVLTMLGIVAMMFYVDWRWTLVTLMVVPPLGLVVQMVRRHARDAFRTIRARVAQLNAFLSEQVQGIAVIQAFGRERACAREYDKINVAYKEANYRAIRLDAMLHSVVEGVSAGCLAAILWYAAVRAGSVANPVEYIGTVVAFYQFIHLFFVPLRDLSTKYTMIQSSLASAERVIGFLDVDETEAGAAGVPGRPAEREEPALCFRNVTFAYRAGVPVLRDVSFMLRHGEKVAIVGATGAGKSTLVALALRLHQGWRGRITVQGLDAARADPTDLRSRFSVVPQDVFLFAGSVLHNVALGDPEPDAGAVKHALERVGALDLIASREGGLHARVEARGANFSAGERQLIAFARALYRPGSLLVLDEATANVDTETEARLQEATATLLRGRTAIIIAHRLSTIRQVDRVLVFHHGRIVEQGSHAELLRKGGVYSRLHRLHFEAPA, from the coding sequence GTGAGCCCACGGACCACGACCAGGGTTGGCGGATCCGGCTCGCGTGATGGCCCGGCCGGCACGCGGCCGGTGGACATGCTGCAGGGTCAGGAGGAGCCGGCGGGACTACGGCACTACGACTGGAATCTCGTCCGCCGTCTCGCACCGTTTGCACGCAATCAGCGCGTGCTGCTGTTGTTGGCGCTTGGCCTGTCGCCGTTGACTGCCGCTGCCGTTGCGATCCGTCCTGGACTGACCGAGCGCATCATCGATGCGGCCATCGTCGTTCGCAGCTCGGATCTGGTGCTCGCCGGTGTGCTGCAGTATTTGGTCGCGATCAGCGTTCACTTTCTGAGCCAAACCGCTCACATGTACCTCATACAGCTGGCCGGGCAACGCATGATGGCGGATCTGCGTGCCAGGGCGTTTGCTCACGCTACGCGGCTGCATCTGGGCTACTTCGACCGGACTCCCATCGGGCGGGTGCTGACTCGGATCACGAACGACATCGAAACGCTCGGCGAGTCGTTCGCCTCCGGAGCCGTCACCGTGATCACCGACGTGCTGACGATGCTGGGGATCGTCGCCATGATGTTCTATGTCGATTGGCGCTGGACGCTGGTGACGCTGATGGTCGTACCCCCCCTGGGTCTGGTGGTGCAGATGGTGCGTCGCCATGCGCGCGATGCGTTCCGCACCATTCGCGCGAGGGTGGCTCAGCTCAACGCCTTTCTTTCCGAGCAGGTCCAGGGAATAGCGGTCATTCAGGCTTTCGGGCGCGAGAGGGCCTGCGCCCGGGAATACGACAAGATCAACGTTGCCTACAAGGAGGCGAACTACAGGGCGATCAGGTTGGACGCCATGCTTCACTCGGTTGTTGAAGGCGTCTCGGCCGGGTGCCTTGCGGCTATCCTGTGGTACGCGGCTGTACGCGCGGGCTCGGTCGCGAATCCGGTCGAATACATTGGCACGGTCGTAGCCTTTTATCAGTTCATCCACCTGTTCTTCGTTCCGCTGCGAGACCTGTCGACCAAATACACGATGATCCAATCATCGCTGGCGTCGGCGGAGCGTGTAATCGGCTTTTTGGACGTTGACGAAACGGAAGCCGGCGCAGCCGGCGTGCCGGGAAGACCGGCCGAACGGGAGGAGCCGGCGCTGTGTTTTCGAAACGTGACGTTCGCCTATCGAGCCGGCGTGCCGGTCCTGCGAGACGTGAGCTTCATGCTGCGGCATGGGGAGAAGGTTGCGATCGTGGGGGCCACAGGGGCCGGTAAGAGCACGCTCGTCGCTTTGGCGCTGCGCCTGCATCAAGGGTGGCGAGGCCGGATTACGGTACAGGGCCTCGATGCAGCCCGGGCTGACCCGACGGACCTGCGATCGCGGTTTTCCGTGGTGCCTCAAGACGTGTTCCTTTTTGCGGGCAGCGTGCTCCACAACGTTGCCCTGGGGGACCCGGAGCCTGACGCGGGCGCCGTCAAGCACGCGTTGGAGCGAGTCGGGGCTCTGGATTTGATCGCTAGCCGTGAGGGTGGGCTGCACGCCCGCGTGGAAGCTCGTGGAGCCAATTTCAGTGCGGGGGAACGCCAGCTCATCGCATTCGCGCGAGCGCTCTACCGTCCGGGTTCCCTGCTCGTTCTCGACGAAGCCACAGCGAACGTGGACACCGAGACCGAGGCGCGCCTGCAGGAGGCCACGGCCACGCTGCTGCGCGGCCGAACGGCGATCATCATCGCCCACCGACTATCGACCATTCGACAGGTCGATCGGGTGCTGGTTTTCCACCATGGCCGCATCGTGGAACAGGGCAGCCATGCTGAGCTGCTACGCAAAGGCGGGGTGTACTCGCGACTGCATCGGCTCCATTTCGAGGCGCCGGCGTGA